DNA from Paraburkholderia sp. BL10I2N1:
ACGTGCGGCAGGTTGTAGCGATGCAGCACGCAGTTGAGCACCATCGGAAAGCCATGCGCCTTGATCGACGTGGCGACGCGCTTTTTCAGATCGAACGTGCGGGTGCTGCTGAGGAAATCGTTGAGTTCCTGTGTCGAGTCCTGGAAAGACAGCTGGATATGATCGAGCCCGGCGGCCTTCAACGCATCGAGACGCGCATCCGTCAGGCCGATGCCCGAGGTGATCAGGTTCGTGTAGTAGCCGAGTTGCCGCGCCTCGCCGACCAGCACTTCGAGATCGTCGCGCAACAGCGGCTCGCCGCCGGAAAACCCGAGCTGCGCGGCGCCGAGTGCGCGCGCCTGGCGAAGCACGTCGATCCATTGCGCGGTGTCGAGTTCGCTGGTGTGGTCGGTGTAGTTCACCGGGTTGTAGCAGAACACGCAGTGCAGCGGACAGCGATACGTCAGTTCCGCGAGCAGCCATAGCGGCGGCGCGACGGTGGGCGTGACGTCGTCTGCTTGCATGGCGGTCTGCGCGAGCGGTTCGGGTGGCGTGAGGTCGGTCATGCTGTCTACTCCAGCCAGCCGCGCGTCTTCGCGTGGTCGACGAAGGCCTGTACCTCGGGAGCGAGGCCGGTCGCGTTGAACGCCTTTTCGAGGTCCGCGACGAGCGACGCCATGTCGTGCGTGCCGTCGCAACGCAAAAGGATCTGCGCGGCGCTCGGGTTCAGTTTGACCATGCCTTCGGGGTAGAGCAGAACGTGGGCGTCCTGCGCCGGCTCCCATTGCAGGCGGAACAGTTTCCTGAGCTGCGGGCGCCACGTGCCTGACGTGTCCGCTGCGGGGTTCTCGATCGGGGCGTTGTCGTTCATGTCGGGAAGGCCTTTTCGATGGCATCCAGCATGGTCCACAGGATGTCGAGCTTGAACTGCAGGATCTCCAGCGCGCGCTCCTGCTGCTCACGCGTCCTGAAGTAATCGAGCGTCACCGCGAGACCGTGCTCCACATCGCGCTGCGCAAGCGAGATGCGCGAGCGGAAGTAGGTGAGGCCAGCCGGTTCGATCCACGGATAGTGCTGTGGCCACGTCGCGAGCCGGTCGCGATGGATCTGCGGCGCGAAGATTTCGGTGAGCGACGAGCACACCGCTTCCTGCCACGGCGCACGGCGCGCGAAATTCACATACGCGTCGACGGCAAAGCGCACGCCAGGGGCAACGTGTTCGAGCGACCACAGCTCGTCGCGCGTGAGGCCCACCGCATCGCCAAGACGAGCCCATGCTTCGATGCCGCCTTCGTCGCTGCCATAGCCGTCGTGGTCGAGAATACGCAGCACCCAGCGGCGGCGCGTCTCCCGATCGGGGCAATTCGCCATGATCGCGGCATCTTTCAGCGGAATGTTGATCTGATAGTAGAAGCGGTTCGCGACCCAGCCGCGGATCTGTTCGCGCGAAGCGCCGCCGCTGTTCATCTTCACGTTGAACGGATGATGAATGTGATAACCCGCGCCTTTCGCACGCAACTGGGCTTCGAACTCCGCGCGGGTCCACGCCGGCTTCGTGGGGTGATCGCGGGCGGTGTCCGGGTTCAGGTCCATCGAGGCCGTCTGCAGGGCGGTAGAAGGTGCGTCGATTGAGTTCACCAGCAGGTCTCCGTCAATTGGAATCACAGGTCATGGTCAGAGTTCGAACGCCATGCCGTCGCAGGCAACCTCGATGCCGTGTTCGGCAAGCAGGCGCCGCTCCGGACCATCTTCGACAAGGATCGGATTGGTGTTGTTGATATGGATCAGTACTTTGCGGACATTGGGACGATCGATGGAATCGAGCACGTCGATCATGCCGCCCGGACCCGTTTGTGCGAGATGACCCATGTCGGCAGCGGTTTTCTTCGACAGACCGAGCTTGATCATCTCGTCATCGGTCCAGCAGGTGCCGTCGACCAGCAGCAGGTCCGCGTCCTTCATCGCCGCCATCACATGCGGCTCGATCTTGCCGAGTCCCGGCGCGTAAAACGCGCGCTTGCCGGATGAGGCATCGATGAAGGTGAGGCCGATGTTGTCGCCCGGTTGCGGCGCGTTGCGGTGCGGCGAATACGGCGGCGCCTTGCTCGACAGCGCCAGCGCCTCGATGCCGACGCCGTGCAACGCAGGGATCGAAAACCCGCCTGCAAGCGGGATCGAGTGACGTTCGACGCCGCAGTAGTGCGACAGGATCGACGTCACCGGAAAGCCGCTGCTCAGGTCCTGCCAGACGACATCGGTCGCATGGAGCGGCAGCGGTGTATCGCGCTCGCGCAGCATCAGGAGGCCGGTCACATGATCGATC
Protein-coding regions in this window:
- the pqqD gene encoding pyrroloquinoline quinone biosynthesis peptide chaperone PqqD, whose product is MNDNAPIENPAADTSGTWRPQLRKLFRLQWEPAQDAHVLLYPEGMVKLNPSAAQILLRCDGTHDMASLVADLEKAFNATGLAPEVQAFVDHAKTRGWLE
- the pqqC gene encoding pyrroloquinoline-quinone synthase PqqC, yielding MDLNPDTARDHPTKPAWTRAEFEAQLRAKGAGYHIHHPFNVKMNSGGASREQIRGWVANRFYYQINIPLKDAAIMANCPDRETRRRWVLRILDHDGYGSDEGGIEAWARLGDAVGLTRDELWSLEHVAPGVRFAVDAYVNFARRAPWQEAVCSSLTEIFAPQIHRDRLATWPQHYPWIEPAGLTYFRSRISLAQRDVEHGLAVTLDYFRTREQQERALEILQFKLDILWTMLDAIEKAFPT
- the pqqB gene encoding pyrroloquinoline quinone biosynthesis protein PqqB, producing MKIRVLGSSAGGGFPQWNCNCRNCDGVRRGTLKATPRTQSSIVVSANGEDWLLVNASPDILAQIAAHPELQPARRTRDSGIAAVLTIDAQIDHVTGLLMLRERDTPLPLHATDVVWQDLSSGFPVTSILSHYCGVERHSIPLAGGFSIPALHGVGIEALALSSKAPPYSPHRNAPQPGDNIGLTFIDASSGKRAFYAPGLGKIEPHVMAAMKDADLLLVDGTCWTDDEMIKLGLSKKTAADMGHLAQTGPGGMIDVLDSIDRPNVRKVLIHINNTNPILVEDGPERRLLAEHGIEVACDGMAFEL